A genomic window from Peromyscus maniculatus bairdii isolate BWxNUB_F1_BW_parent chromosome 1, HU_Pman_BW_mat_3.1, whole genome shotgun sequence includes:
- the LOC102904724 gene encoding olfactory receptor 5B12-like, which yields MTFMENVSEATEFILVGLTDAPELQIPLFIIFTVIYLITLVGNLGMIVLILLDTRLHTPMYFFLSNLSLVDCVYASAVTPKVMEGFLTGHKIISYNACAAQMFFFAAFAITESFILASMAFDRHAAVCKPLHYSTTMTSPMCVLMVTVSYMCGLLQSSIHVAFTFHLSFCHSNVINHFFCDIPPLLALSCSDIHINDIIIFILASFDVVFTLFVILNSYLLIFIAILRMHSAEGRKKAFSTCASHLTTVSIFFGTIIFMYLQPSSSHSMDTDKIASVFYTMVIPMLNPLVYSLRNKEVKSAFKKVVGNSKS from the coding sequence ATGACTTTCATGGAGAACGTTTCAGAAGCAACTGAATTTATTCTTGTGGGGTTAACAGATGCCCCAGAGCTGCAGATCCCTCTATTTATCATTTTCACTGTCATTTATTTGATCACATTAGTTGGGAACCTTGGGATGATTGTGTTGATTCTGCTGGATACCAGACTCCATACTCCCATGTATTTTTTCCTCAGTAACCTGTCCCTGGTGGACTGTGTTTATGCCTCAGCAGTCACTCCCAAGGTAATGGAAGGGTTTCTCACAGGACATAAGATCATATCCTACAATGCATGTGCTGCCCAGATGTTCTTCTTTGCAGCCTTTGCTATTACTGAAAGTTTCATCCTGGCCTCAATGGCCTTTGATCGTCATGCAGCAGTGTGCAAACCACTGCATTACTCTACCACCATGACAAGTCCCATGTGTGTTCTAATGGTAACTGTCTCCTATATGTGTGGACTTCTTCAATCCTCCATCCATGTTGCCTTCACTTTCCACCTCTCCTTCTGTCATTCTAACGTGATTAATCACTTTTTCTGTGACATACCTCCACTGCTGGCTCTTTCTTGTTCTGATATCCATATAAAtgacattataatttttatattggcTTCATTTGATGTTGTTTTCACTCTGTTCGTTATCTTGAACTCTTACCTGCTTATTTTCATCGCTATTCTGAGGATGCACTCAGctgaaggcaggaagaaggcTTTCTCCACCTGTGCATCACACCTCACCACTGTGTCCATCTTTTTTGGAACAATCATCTTCATGTACTTACAGCCCAGCTCCAGTCACTCCATGGACACTGACAAAATTGCCTCTGTGTTTTACACCATGGTTATCCCCATGCTGAACCCTCTAgtctacagcctgaggaacaaaGAGGTCAAGAGTGCATTCAAGAAGGTTGTGGGAAATTCAAAGTCATAA